A stretch of DNA from Acanthochromis polyacanthus isolate Apoly-LR-REF ecotype Palm Island chromosome 21, KAUST_Apoly_ChrSc, whole genome shotgun sequence:
TGGAATTGACCTCCAGATTCCTTTGACCGGGAAACGGGTCTGATCCGGTCTCAGCTGCTACTCCAGGACCTCCAGAGGTCTGAGCCTCATCAGCAGGTAGTTTAATGTGGTGACTGATGGGTTTAGAGTTTAAACCTCAGGTGGTTCTGGCCTGCAGCACGTTTCAACACTTTAAGATCATGCTCCATAGTCTGAGGTTTGAAGGTTTACCGGCTTTAATAACCAAACTGCAGAGGAAGAACTGAGACCACAAACCCACCCACATGCTGCTAACAGTGGTGACAACAGCACGGTTCGTAAATGGGCTTTGAAGCTTTCTTAGACTTATTTAAACATGTTAATGTTGAACAGTTTTGCTGAACAGTGAAACTCAGTCTAGTTTTGCTTGAATATGAAACCAGGAGACAACCAGACCGAGAAACTGCTTTAAAAACCTGAACCTCCCCGTTAGCGGCTCACCACAACAAATGAACAGATTTAACTTCTATAGAAGAGCAGCCAGACATTCTGTTTTACAgttcagacacagaaacactgactgtaaatgaagacagagaacatgaacacCTGAAGacagaagatctcacctggctGGTAGCTTGGATGAACTCCTGTGCTTTGGCTCTGCTAGCGATGTTCGCTTCTTCCATTTTGAAGAGCAGAGCAGTCACTGAGAGGAAGAATGACACCATTATTTCACCAAAAGCTCACAAACAGAGGCATGAAAATGCATCAGAATGTAATACCTGAGCCCTTATTAAAGACTGAATAAAGCAGCATGTCGGGAACGTCTAGACTTCAGATAAACCTCCAGACCAGACTACACCTGGACTTCATGAGTCCAGTAATTTAGAACTGTGGATTTTGAGTTAAATTGCTTTTGAGGGTTGATGGAACTCATCCATGTTAGAGGACAGGATATTTATGGACATGATTATATGATGGAGCCACAGGAGCCTGAGTGAAAAGATGAAGATGTTCTGACTGAAGAACATCAACTAGAACATCCTGCTGTATCATTTACCTGATTCACCTTCTAACTGAACATCTTCAGAGCATAATGGAGCCTCTCCTAGCATTCATACACATTTTATAATAAACACGTCACCGGTTGCAGTTTGAAGTAAATAAAAGTCTGCTGTATCCatagaacaataaaataacGGCTTTTCTGTCACAAACTAAAGTCTGGAAGCTCCAGCTATGAAACAGAACCGAGTCCAGAAACCGTCTCTAAAGGATGTTTTTAACTTCAAGCTGatgtgggttctgtaaagcgtcctGAGACATTCTGACCTGTATttggtgctacataaataaaatcaacTGAATTGGCTGTTGGTAAAAACGTGGTTGACTAAGGAGTGAACTTACGAGCCAAGACGCCTCCCGTTGTGCAGTCGACTCCGGTCTGCAGACTCCAGGGGAGggaaggagctgctggaggaggagggggaggaggaggcttATTGGCAGATGAGGAGGAaaccgaggaggaggaggaagggtcAGATGAAGACATGGGCATAGACAGAGAAGTGAGACCACAGCCTGCAGACGAGGACGAGCTGGGAGGAGAGGCCAGAGACTTCGGAGCATCATCTGGAGGCGAGTGTTTGGCAGTGGGAGTGGACAAGGCGTTGAGTCCGGCACCCTGAGGCGTGGACAGGCTGGATGGACTGGACGCTGGGAGGGGGGGACTGGTCTGGTTCGGACAGTCCTCAGCCAGAAACGAAGGGTCTGGAGTCTTACAGCTGCTGTCTACTGTCTGAGAGTCTGGAGAAGACTCCCTCATGTCCcgcagaggagcagcagatggaggaggagtgtgtggtggagaggaggaaggaggcagcacactggtggaggaggaggtggaggaggatgaggaggaggaacagggTGCAGGACCGGCTTGACCAGTATTGGGACTGACTGATTTCGCTCCATCTCCACCGGCTGACTGAACATCTAAGGAGGCTCCACTCCAGCCTTCAGACCTGGCCTTCATCTGGGTGGAGTCTCCAGCCGCAGCGCCTCCTTTTTCTCTCGTCTTCTTGGCCAGGCGACGGCGGCGTTTGGTCGCCAGAGAAGACGAgggagaggaggcagaggaggaggtagATGTGATAGAGCTGGGTTTGGTTTTCTTGGATTTCAGGCCTGCAGGACCGGCTAAGGACAACGACGGTACAGACATGCTGCTTCGTTTTCCGATGCCGGCCAGGTCTTTGCTGCGGCCGCTCAGTGACAGCGGCTCTGAACAGGGTTTGAGGAACGGAGATCTGCTCTCATTGTCCCTGCAGAACACCACTGCAATAGATCCACCCACCACGGAGCCCCCGGCACCACCTCCTGTTCCTCCTGGACCCAGCAGGTCCATACCCAGCTTCCCAGAGCCAACCGAAGCGCCCGTGGTGCTGCTCACACCTTCACGGACCAGCACCGACACTTTGGACTGAAGCTTACCTTTCCGACCGCCTCCACTCTCCTTCTTGGATTTGCCAGAACGACTCAAGTCCTTCCTGCTGCCTTTGTCCCGCTCTTTGTCCTTTCCCATCTTTCGGGCTCTCTTGGCTGATGGGAGGCCCGCTGGGACAGAGGCCGAGCCGGAGCTGACCGTCAGGGAGGACAGACATTTGCTTTTGGTTCTGTTGGAAGAGGACGAGGACTCAGACTGGTCAAGTTTCTTTAACGTGCAGGACTTTTTTTTGGGGTGATGTTGTCCAGTCTTGGCCGTGGTTTTAGTTTTGGGGGCTGACGACAGGAGGTCCTGGAGGCTGAGCAGCAGGAGGCGTGTCCTCCAGAGACGGGTAGTCTGAGTCCAAAGCCTCACCGTCCAAAGACAACACATCGATCTCTAGTTTGTCCGAGTAGCGGTCCGATTCATAGCTGTGATACCTCGGCGGCGACAGTGACTGCGATCGGCTGCGACAACTTTCCCGGTCCTCCACCTCCCGGCCGAGTGccatttcctcttcttcttcctcttgtgAGGCTTGTCAGAGTCCTCGGTGGGCTCCGCGGGGAGGCCGGGGCCAGTCTGGGGGAGCCGGGgacagtggtggtggtggtggtggtggtgaccGTGATGGTTCGCTTAATGGCAAAGAGGTCGGACCCGTTGAGGtcctggatggatggagggacgACGGGCCGTCCGTCCCGTCTCCGGTCCCTCTCGTGCTGCCGGTCTCGCTCAGTGTCCCTCTTGTCCCGGCTTCCTCTGGACCTCTTTGAAAAGCCTCGCTCTCTGCTGCTAGAATGATGtctttccttcctctccctctccctcttcctAGAGCTGGAATCTCTGTCTCGGTCGTCTGTTCTAAGGCTACTGGTGCGGTTTCTGttctctgtctctgcctctgCCTCTGCCTCTGTCTCTGATTCTgtccctgtctctgtctctgtctctgtccctCTCTCGGTGTTTTCTTCCGACAGGCTAGAGAAGGAGCGTCTGGTGTGGCCTTGTCCTGAGGAGTTGTAGGATCGTGATGCCTCTGGACTGctgtgttgtcttttctttctcttccggctgctgctcctgctgctcttCCTTCCTTTCACCTCCTTCCCAGCCTTGTGTCCTCGCTCCTTGTCCTTGCTCCTCTCGTGAGTCCCCTCTTTGcccttccttttctttttctcctcaccTCCTTTTCACCTGCCTTCCTATCTTTGCTTTTCTGTCGGCACAGTCCTTGGAAATCTTGGAGGACTTGTGGCTCTTGCTGACCTGCCCTGCTGAAGATgtgggaggggaggaggaggcggaggcTGGAGGATGGGAGGAAGGAGGTGGCAgctgaggagagaggagaagaagcagGAAAGGACAGATATCTTTCCTTCCTTCTGCTGACCAGCTTCCTCCTCAGATCCTCCACTCCTACCACCGGCTCCTCCTCTAACTCCCGTCCACCTCCCAGTTTCCCTCCGTGCACACGGACACGAAGCCGTCCTCGTCCAGCACCCGGAGGATACGCTCTGGTTTTGAACCGAAGAAGGAGACGCTGGGGAGTTGAGGGGAGGACTTCCTCAGCAGACCTCTTATTGTTTCCATCTCTGTCAGCTGCTCCAACTATCTCACCCTCCTCGATCTCAGAGAGGTCAGAGTTTGGACTCCGGCCTCCAGCTTTGGCGGAGCTACAGTCCACCCTCCTCCTCAGAGGGAGCTGGGTGGGCAGGCAGGCCTCCGTCAGCGTGTCTGTGGAATCTGGAGGTTCTTCCTCCTTGTCCTCATCCTCCCTGTCACTGTTTCTTCTCACCATCCTGATGTTTCCACTCCCACCGTCCATGTCTGAAGCGGGGGAACCAGTGGGGTCAAAAGGGTCATATTTCTCCCCGTCCCCCTCGTCTCCCTTCACccgtccctctctgtctccatcGGTCGGGTTGAAAGGATCGTACATTTCCCTGTTCTGATCCACGTCTTCACAGTCAACGCTGGGCTGCATGGAAGTGTGCGGTAAGCAGTCTGAGGAGGTGGTGTTGGATGTAGGTGCAGTTGAAGAGGCAGAAGTGGAGGAGACCCTGGCCACCTCCGTCCCGGGGTCTGACTCTTCACATGGTTCTGATAACCCGATGAGTTGGCGCAGACAGAGGAGGACGTAGACAGCGGCGAGGACGGCTCAGACGAAGGAGATGACAGAGACAGGGAGGGCGAGCAGGAAGGAGGACTCCTGGCAGCCTCTCCAGCTTCTCCTGGAGAAGAGGAGGCAGCAGGCCTCCTTTTGAAGCCTGGGCTGGAGTCAAGTCCATGGGCCAGGAGAACTGGAGGTGCAGCTGTCAGACCGCTGAACCTGGAAGCTGTTAGTCCACGACAGAAATAGAGATCCAGGGACAAACCTAGAGGAAAGAAACAGGACAGGCATCATCTCACATCATTATCTAAACGGAGCTGAGATAAAAACATGTGGACGGAGCACAAGAAGAAGAGAATGAAGTCCTTGTTTGCATTGAGCTGGCTGCTGTTGTCTGTTTTCCAAAATAGAACTCAAACCATCTTTGTTCTGGTTCGGCCTGGTGTCTCTACGCTGAACCATCGTCTCAAACGGACTCCAACCACTGACTGGTTCCTGAAACTAAAACAAAGTATAGGACAGACGGTTGTCCCGCAGACGATCACTGTATGGACCTACAACACCTGACGACCTCCTACTGCAGCCCTGAGCATGGTTGGCAGTACAAGTGGACCTACACAGTCTGATGATGTGGTTTAATATCTTGTTTCTCCATTTCGCTGCGGTTCATTAAATCTGCTGAATTTTCTAACGTGGATCTGCAACGGTTCTGGTCTGTTCGGTGTGTCTCTGTTTCTGTTCCGGCGTGTCTCTGTCTCGGTGTGTTTTCGTGCTTGAAGCTAACGGTGCTAACGGAATGTTTTCGCTTTCCGGCCGGTTCCCGTCGCCGGTTGTCATCGAACATCTTTCATTTTCCGGTGTCTCGTTAACGACATAATTCTGAGTCCAGTTTAGTCGCTAAtggtaaaataaaacatcataaatataaataaatctcACAGATCTAAGATCAGAGGGTTTCTGTCGCAGCAACCTGCTAGCGGCTAGCTTAGCTTCCAGCAGCTAGCAGTAATGAGGTTCCAGTAGGAGCTAAATGCTAATCCGTTACCTTCAGCCTTCAGCCTGACAGCAGAGAGCCGCTCTGATTCATCGGAATCCGTTAAACTCGGTAAAGTAACCGTTAAAATGAAGCTTTAGCTGCTTCTGGTCGGTTTACAGCGGCAGCCCTCCTCCATTAGCCGCCGCCATCTTCCTCCCTCAAACCGGACACTAAGAATCATGGGAAACCGAGTTCTGTGTACAGCCAGGagatttaaaactttatttacaacAGACGTTTACATTAGAGGACCAAAATATCACAGACTGGTGtgaaacaatacaaataatCTAACTGTAATAGGAAATAAGGACGGAAGCGATAAAAATGCACAGATCAGCGTTAGATTATGCAAATTTAGatgtttattttagtgttttattactgtttatttattgtatattttactgctgtctctgtttttAAGTTATTATTTAGATATTTCACTGTGCTAAGCTCTTGTAAAGgactatagaaataaactttcatTGACTGATTGATGCAAAGGTTGAAAGATGAGAAAACATCTTTCTCATCTCTGAGCTCGGCATCTctggttctgtcctgttgtggttcaagtcctacctcacaggcagatccttcagagtaACATGGCGAGGGGAGGTGTCAAGGTCACACCACCTATCAACTGGGGTTCCTCAGGGCtcagtgcttggtcccttactcttctctctgtacaccgcctcacttggtgcagtgatccactcccatggcttctcctaccactgctatgctgacgacactcagcttttcctctcttttccacctgacgacacaacagttttcagctcggatatcagcagtctggctgatatctccacatggatgaaggaacggcaccttcagctgaatctgtctaagactgaactcatggtcttccagcttgtccatctgttcagcctcagatcagtgtccaacttcactcgagcctacttgtgcccataaactcagccagaaacctgggtgtcatgattgatgaccagctgaccttaaGGTTCATgttggcctcagtttctcgatcttgtcgttatgccctctacaacttcaggaagatcagacccttcctgacccaacaggccacacaacttctggttcaggctctgtGATGTCAcacattgactactgcaactctcttctggcaggtctccctgcatgtacagtcaaacctctacagatggtccagaatgcagcagcacgtctggtcttcaaccagcccaaaagagctcatgtcactcccctgttcatctcccttcactggcttccagttgcagccagaatcaaattcaaaactctcctcctggcttacaaaacattacaagaacggccccagcctacctggattccctgatccaggtctactcccctcaCGCCCACTTcactctgcatgtgagagacgcctggtgcatccagcccagcacggctccatatctctagccagactcttctcctctgttgttcccaaatgtgaaacaaattACCAAACTCTgacgttctgctgagtccctttctacttttaaaagacaatgaagactcaattgttcagagaacacctaggcacttaatctgactccactgTAGGGTTAGAATAaggtcaggtggtccaaaacccagcacttatttagcactgacaaaagttaaaaaaaaaaaaagggggtatGGCACTTCTTCTgtaacttgatggcaacacctttgaccaatcgtacttgaagcacttttgcacttataCAGgttttttccttatgtctgaattctttgGCTTGTgtttgtacgtcgctttggacaaaagtgtctgctcaatgaaattgtagaattgtagaaacagtttaagtttttttatattatttattccaAAAAACTTTCTGGTCTGGATCTGATGCTTGAGagttaaataataaatgaatgataatgttCAGTATTTGTTATTTTGATTCTTGTCCATGTCAGACCGTTTGGATACTGATTAGTTTTTTCATTAAAGCTCATCATCCCTCTGTTGTCTTAAGCTGTAATTCTGTAGAAGGTTTCATTCACAGCTTTATCTTCtgtaacctcagcatgtttctggaagACAGAGTGACTCAAACCAGAATGTCTCGCTGTGAATTACAGATTTTTGAGATCAGATAGTGGTTTCTTTTTCAAGACTTGTTTTAAATGGCATCTCCATTATCTACTGATTAAGAAATACAGCAGAACTTTTACATTTCATGGGTTCCAAAGTGGAACTACAGGACTCTATTCTAACACCCATTCATCTGTTTTTAAGGGAGCTTAACTTAGTTCTTCTTCcagcaatatgaaaaaaaaatctatctatctatct
This window harbors:
- the scaf1 gene encoding LOW QUALITY PROTEIN: splicing factor, arginine/serine-rich 19 (The sequence of the model RefSeq protein was modified relative to this genomic sequence to represent the inferred CDS: inserted 11 bases in 9 codons; deleted 4 bases in 3 codons) → MVQRRDTRPNQNKDGLSLDLYFCRGLTASRFSGLTAAPPVLLAHGLDSSPGFKRRPAASSSPGEAGEAARSPPSCSPSLSLSSPSSEPSSPLSTSSSVCANSSGYQNHVKSQTPTEVARVSSTSASSTAPTSNTTSSDCLPHTSMQPSVDCEDVDQNREMYDPFNPTDGDREGRVKGDEGDGEKYDPFDPTGSPASDMDGGSGNIRMVRRNSDREDEDKEEEPPDSTDTLTEACLPTQLPLRRRVDCSSAKAGGRSPNSDLSEIEEGEIVGAADRDGNNKRSAEEVLPXQLPSVSFFGSKPERILRVLDEDGFVSVCTEGNWEXGRELEEEPVVGVEDLRRKLVSRRKERYLSFPASSPLSSAXPPPSSHPPASASSSPPTSSAGQVSKSHKSSKISKDXCRQKSKDRKAGEKEVRXKKKRKGKEGTHERSKDKERGHKAGKEVKGRKSSRSSSRKRKKRQHSSPEASRSYNSSGQGHTRRSFSSLSEEXHRERDRDRDRDRDRIRDRGRGRGRDRNRNRTSSLRTDDRDRDSSSRKRERERKERHHSSSRERGFSKRSRGSRDKRDTERDRQHERDRRRDGRPVVPPSIQDLNGSDLFAIKRTITVTTTTTTTTVPGSPRLAPASPXEPTEDSDKPHKRKKKRKWHSXREVEDRESCRSRSQSLSPPRYHSYESDRYSDKLEIDVLSLDGEALDSDYPSLEDTPPAAQPPGPPVVSPKTKTTAKTGQHHPKKKSCTLKKLDQSESSSSSNRTKSKCLSSLTVSSGSASVPAGLPSAKRARKMGKDKERDKGSRKDLSRSGKSKKESGGGRKGKLQSKVSVLVREGVSSTTGASVGSGKLGMDLLGPGGTGGGAGGSVVGGSIAVVFCRDNESRSPFLKPCSEPLSLSGRSKDLAGIGKRSSMSVPSLSLAGPAGLKSKKTKPSSITSTSSSASSPSSSLATKRRRRLAKKTREKGGAAAGDSTQMKARSEGWSGASLDVQSAGGDGAKSVSPNTGQAGPAPCSSSSSSSTSSSTSVLPPSSSPPHTPPPSAAPLRDMRESSPDSQTVDSSCKTPDPSFLAEDCPNQTSPPLPASSPSSLSTPQGAGLNALSTPTAKHSPPDDAPKSLASPPSSSSSAGCGLTSLSMPMSSSDPSSSSSVSSSSANKPPPPPPPPAAPSLPWSLQTGVDCTTGGVLALTALLFKMEEANIASRAKAQEFIQATSQILSQANQNQTQQHAPPSSASSSSQIPPTQPPPPALSPAQFILHGSLPLVGCTKTPPSHLHPSIAGGCAQTPPPXMPVGLSGVTGSSGDTSWDTESKDPDKYLKKLHTQERAVEEVKLAIKPYYQRKDINKDEYKDILRKAVHKICHSRTGEINPVKVSNLVKLYVQRYKYFRKHGRKMDEEERDDKDPGALHSSA